The following are encoded together in the Candidatus Pantoea floridensis genome:
- the repA gene encoding plasmid replication initiator RepA, whose amino-acid sequence MNDQILIGLNGPTLKNDGRHRGDHSVACKCSNPEWFAPQSYRPLPGEFGHAMRRLVLKDKATGQLRLRQRLSRNPYFVRLRHAAGRDRDFRPERRALIDALIPLLIQRADMATWVVTMNVGCLAAELSPKDGNGDVIPATRVEPSRLSRLLPELERFGLIELPDLEWDPVEEYWMPRHIVLTDRFWQLCGVNMDKLYVQRNQRLEAEAEGIIEPGTHDSVRAARQRWYENMRMATLLKRREKAVREKRRKKLGKLPLDERRGAMASWLIRTLPNHELMNTDAEGFDRLVWQCLNQLELGLGYEPAPPDVVH is encoded by the coding sequence GTGAATGACCAGATTTTAATCGGGTTAAACGGCCCGACTCTCAAAAACGATGGACGCCATCGCGGCGATCACTCCGTCGCCTGTAAGTGCTCAAATCCGGAATGGTTTGCACCCCAGAGCTATCGCCCGTTGCCGGGAGAGTTCGGTCATGCCATGCGCAGACTTGTACTGAAGGACAAGGCCACCGGGCAGCTTCGCCTGCGCCAGCGCCTGTCGCGCAATCCCTATTTTGTCAGGCTGCGTCATGCAGCCGGACGCGATCGCGACTTCCGGCCGGAGCGACGCGCGCTTATCGACGCTCTTATACCGCTGCTGATCCAGCGCGCCGACATGGCCACCTGGGTGGTTACGATGAACGTTGGCTGTCTGGCCGCCGAACTCAGTCCGAAAGACGGGAATGGTGACGTCATTCCAGCCACCCGGGTTGAACCGAGCCGGCTGTCGCGACTGCTGCCGGAACTGGAGCGCTTCGGGCTGATTGAGCTCCCCGACCTGGAGTGGGACCCGGTAGAAGAGTACTGGATGCCGCGTCATATCGTACTGACCGATCGCTTCTGGCAACTGTGCGGCGTCAACATGGACAAGCTTTACGTGCAGCGTAATCAGCGTCTTGAGGCGGAAGCGGAAGGCATCATTGAACCGGGCACTCACGATTCGGTGCGCGCCGCGCGCCAGCGCTGGTATGAGAACATGCGTATGGCCACCTTACTGAAGCGACGCGAAAAAGCGGTCAGAGAGAAGCGCCGTAAAAAGCTGGGCAAGCTTCCGCTCGATGAGCGCCGCGGTGCCATGGCCAGCTGGCTTATCCGGACCCTGCCTAATCATGAGCTGATGAATACCGACGCTGAGGGCTTTGACCGCCTGGTGTGGCAGTGCCTGAACCAGCTGGAGCTCGGTCTCGGCTACGAGCCCGCCCCTCCCGACGTCGTTCACTGA